Proteins encoded by one window of Nisaea sp.:
- the grxC gene encoding glutaredoxin 3, whose protein sequence is MAEVEIYTTMFCPFCVRAKKLLESKGVPFTEIDVSTSSSKRAEMTEKANGRYTVPQIFIDGAGIGGSDELAALEASGKLDEMLQAKAS, encoded by the coding sequence ATGGCCGAGGTCGAAATCTATACGACCATGTTTTGCCCGTTCTGCGTTCGCGCGAAAAAGCTTCTGGAGTCGAAGGGCGTGCCTTTCACGGAAATCGACGTCAGCACCAGCAGCTCGAAGCGCGCCGAGATGACCGAGAAGGCAAACGGGCGCTATACCGTGCCGCAGATTTTCATCGACGGCGCCGGGATCGGCGGATCGGACGAATTGGCGGCGCTGGAAGCGAGTGGTAAGCTCGACGAAATGTTGCAGGCGAAAGCCTCCTAA
- a CDS encoding methyltransferase domain-containing protein has protein sequence MDYIGAMTDQMLVFDRQQVRRNRDRAAPGFADHDFLKREISERVADRMGDIQRQFPRLLDLGCHSGLLRDSLDPRLGVEWIVGMDPSERFAIQASQNGPALAAEEELLPFAPASFDAVVSALSLHWVNDLPGALVQARQCLKPDGLFLGAMLGGETLHELRAVLTEAESDVLGGAGPRVSPFAELQDAAGLMQRAGFALPVVDSDLLAVTYENAFLLMRELRGMGEGNAVAARRKSLTPKSVFLRAAEIYQQRHSTPDGRIAASFQILYLTGWAPHASQQKPLRPGSAAHRLADALEATERPAGDIAAPGRKAP, from the coding sequence ATGGACTATATCGGCGCCATGACCGATCAGATGCTCGTCTTCGACCGCCAGCAGGTCCGCCGTAACCGGGACCGCGCCGCCCCAGGCTTCGCCGACCATGATTTCCTGAAAAGGGAGATCTCCGAGCGTGTCGCGGACCGCATGGGCGACATCCAGCGCCAGTTTCCGCGTCTGCTCGATCTCGGCTGCCACAGCGGCCTGCTGCGCGACAGCCTGGACCCGCGCCTTGGTGTCGAATGGATCGTCGGGATGGACCCGTCAGAACGGTTCGCAATACAGGCTTCTCAGAACGGCCCGGCGCTGGCCGCCGAAGAAGAACTCCTGCCTTTCGCGCCCGCCAGCTTCGACGCCGTCGTCAGCGCGCTTTCGCTGCATTGGGTGAACGATCTGCCGGGTGCGCTCGTGCAGGCCCGGCAATGCCTGAAGCCGGACGGCCTTTTCCTCGGTGCCATGCTCGGCGGCGAGACCCTGCACGAGTTGCGCGCGGTGTTGACGGAAGCGGAAAGCGACGTGCTCGGCGGTGCCGGCCCGCGCGTTTCCCCCTTCGCCGAACTGCAGGATGCGGCCGGCCTGATGCAACGGGCCGGGTTCGCGTTGCCGGTGGTCGACAGCGATCTGCTGGCGGTGACCTATGAGAATGCCTTCCTCCTGATGCGCGAGCTTCGCGGCATGGGCGAAGGCAACGCCGTGGCAGCCCGGCGCAAGAGCCTCACACCGAAGAGCGTTTTCCTGCGCGCGGCCGAAATCTACCAGCAGCGCCACAGCACGCCCGACGGCCGGATCGCCGCAAGTTTCCAGATCCTCTATCTGACGGGCTGGGCGCCGCATGCTTCGCAACAGAAGCCCCTGCGGCCAGGCAGCGCCGCGCACCGGCTTGCCGACGCGCTGGAAGCGACGGAGCGGCCAGCCGGAGACATCGCGGCTCCAGGCCGAAAGGCGCCTTAG
- a CDS encoding carbon-nitrogen hydrolase family protein: MSKFTVACVQTNSKPDPAVNIAEVSPMIREAKARGAHFITTPEIVGMFEPDKPAARAKAKLEEEHEVLIAFRGLAAELGVWLHAGSLSVKLADDERLANRSFLIAPDGNIAARYTKIHMFDVQVGDGQVYRESASYKPGEEGVLAETPWGTFGLTICYDIRFPYLYRSLAQAGAKVLFAPAAFTKVTGEAHWHVLQRARAIENGCFVVSAAQCGTHSKGRQTYGHSIIVAPWGEVLADAGEEPGIITAEIDLAKVDEARGKVPSLTHDREFAGPNLYDAALREAGE, translated from the coding sequence ATGTCGAAATTCACCGTAGCGTGCGTCCAGACCAACTCGAAGCCGGACCCGGCGGTGAATATCGCCGAGGTCTCGCCGATGATCCGGGAGGCGAAGGCGCGTGGCGCGCACTTCATCACCACCCCGGAAATCGTCGGCATGTTCGAGCCGGACAAACCGGCGGCGCGGGCCAAGGCGAAGCTGGAGGAAGAGCATGAAGTGCTCATCGCCTTCCGTGGCCTCGCGGCTGAGCTCGGTGTTTGGCTGCATGCGGGCTCGCTCTCCGTCAAGCTTGCGGATGACGAGCGGCTTGCCAACCGCAGCTTCCTGATCGCGCCCGACGGCAACATTGCCGCGCGCTACACCAAGATCCACATGTTCGACGTGCAAGTTGGCGATGGTCAGGTCTATCGGGAGTCGGCATCCTACAAACCCGGTGAGGAAGGCGTTCTCGCCGAGACCCCCTGGGGCACATTCGGGCTGACCATCTGCTACGATATCCGCTTCCCCTATCTCTACCGCTCCCTCGCCCAGGCGGGCGCCAAGGTGCTGTTCGCTCCGGCCGCCTTCACCAAGGTGACCGGTGAAGCGCACTGGCACGTTCTGCAGCGGGCCCGGGCGATCGAGAATGGGTGTTTCGTGGTCTCCGCCGCCCAGTGCGGCACCCACTCCAAGGGACGCCAGACCTACGGCCACTCGATCATTGTCGCGCCGTGGGGCGAGGTGCTGGCCGATGCGGGCGAGGAGCCGGGCATCATCACGGCCGAGATCGATCTTGCAAAGGTCGACGAAGCACGCGGCAAGGTGCCGTCCCTGACCCATGACCGGGAATTTGCGGGGCCGAACCTCTATGATGCGGCCTTGCGCGAGGCAGGCGAGTAG
- the rbbA gene encoding ribosome-associated ATPase/putative transporter RbbA has product MAETAPPIRFSGVSHCYGRMDALRNIDLDITPGSTVGVIGPDGVGKSTLLALLSGTKKIQSGTVELFGGDLRSKDHRRRVCIRIAYMPQGLGKNLYPTLSIAENLDFFARLYDQSESERRKRADELLQATGLSPFRDRPVEKLSGGMKQKLALCCALVHDPDLLILDEPTTGVDPLSRRQFWELIARIRNRRPWMTIVTATAYMSEAERFEHLIAMHDGSILAEGTPEELKEQAGADNLEDAFLALLPNNGGAGFIARPKPESTAQSGEAPAIEASGLAMTFGDFTAVDHVDFRIERGEIFGFLGSNGCGKTTTMKMLTGLLTPTEGEARIFGKRIGNDSMEMRRRVGYMSQSFSLYGELTVHQNLDLHAGLFRIEGKRKRERIAELADRFGLATVMNKRPDALPLGIRQRLQLAVAVLHKPEMLILDEPTSGVDPVARDVFWNLLTELSRDDGVTIFISTHFMNEAERCDRISLMHAGRVLAMGTPDTLVAESGRDTLEEAFIKHLEAAANDGVVSVEEQAIDALQTTEESAVPALFSPSRLWAIARREAYELSRDPIRLAFAIFGPLLLMLSMGYGISFDVEDMRYAALDQDRTRESRMVLRQFEGSRYFSAAPELQDVADLDRRMQRGEISLALVLPPGFGRDLAAGRKPEVSAWLDGANTSRAETSRGYVEGAFNSFLSELATRNGTDTATQQLTDIEVRFRYNQGFTSQQAIPPGVLMMLMMMIPAMLTALGVVREKELGSITNLYASPASRFEFLVGKQLPYIGIALVSFCTMMLMMFLLFDLAPKSSVLVLLVGAVLYATAATGFGLLASTVATSQVAAVFGTAIIVLVPTINFSGMLHPVATLDTAGRIIGEAFPASYFQKISAGVFNKGLPVADLAPNLAMLAVFCVAYWVISSIALPKQGR; this is encoded by the coding sequence ATGGCTGAGACCGCACCTCCCATAAGGTTTTCGGGAGTCTCCCACTGCTACGGGCGGATGGACGCGCTGCGGAATATCGACCTCGACATCACACCCGGATCGACAGTCGGCGTGATCGGCCCGGATGGCGTCGGTAAATCCACATTGCTGGCGCTGCTCTCCGGCACCAAGAAAATCCAAAGCGGGACGGTCGAGCTGTTCGGCGGAGATCTACGGAGCAAGGATCACAGGCGCCGGGTCTGCATCCGGATTGCCTATATGCCGCAGGGCCTCGGCAAGAACCTCTACCCGACACTCTCCATCGCGGAGAATCTCGACTTCTTCGCCCGGCTTTACGACCAGTCCGAGAGCGAGCGGCGGAAGCGGGCGGACGAGTTGCTACAAGCGACCGGGCTTTCTCCGTTCCGCGACCGGCCGGTGGAGAAACTTTCCGGCGGCATGAAGCAGAAACTAGCGCTCTGCTGCGCCCTGGTACACGACCCTGATCTGTTGATCCTCGACGAGCCGACCACTGGCGTTGATCCCCTCTCCCGCCGCCAGTTCTGGGAGCTGATCGCACGAATCCGCAACCGTCGCCCCTGGATGACGATCGTCACCGCCACCGCCTACATGTCCGAAGCCGAGCGGTTCGAGCATCTGATTGCGATGCATGACGGCAGTATTCTTGCCGAGGGAACGCCGGAAGAACTGAAAGAACAGGCTGGGGCAGACAACCTCGAAGACGCTTTCCTGGCCCTGCTTCCAAACAATGGCGGTGCAGGGTTCATTGCCCGGCCAAAACCGGAAAGCACGGCCCAGAGCGGCGAAGCGCCCGCTATCGAAGCATCCGGACTGGCCATGACGTTCGGCGACTTCACCGCCGTCGATCATGTCGATTTCCGCATCGAGCGCGGCGAGATCTTCGGCTTCCTCGGCTCGAACGGCTGCGGCAAGACGACGACCATGAAAATGCTGACCGGCTTGCTGACGCCGACCGAGGGTGAGGCCCGGATCTTCGGCAAACGGATCGGGAACGACAGCATGGAGATGCGCCGGAGGGTCGGTTACATGTCCCAGTCTTTCTCGCTCTATGGCGAATTGACCGTGCACCAGAATCTCGACCTGCATGCCGGCCTCTTCCGGATCGAGGGAAAACGGAAGAGGGAACGGATCGCGGAACTGGCCGACCGTTTCGGCCTGGCCACGGTTATGAACAAGCGACCGGATGCCCTGCCTCTCGGCATTCGCCAACGCCTGCAACTCGCGGTCGCCGTATTGCACAAACCGGAAATGCTGATTCTGGACGAGCCGACAAGCGGCGTCGATCCGGTCGCCCGGGACGTCTTCTGGAACCTGCTCACCGAACTCTCCCGCGATGACGGCGTGACGATTTTCATCTCGACCCATTTCATGAACGAAGCGGAGCGCTGCGACCGTATCTCGCTCATGCATGCCGGCCGCGTGCTGGCGATGGGCACGCCGGACACGCTGGTGGCGGAGTCCGGCCGGGATACGCTGGAAGAGGCTTTCATCAAACATCTTGAGGCTGCGGCGAATGATGGCGTGGTTTCCGTCGAGGAGCAGGCCATCGATGCTCTGCAAACCACCGAGGAAAGCGCGGTGCCGGCCCTGTTCTCTCCGAGCCGGCTGTGGGCCATCGCCCGGCGCGAGGCATACGAACTCAGCCGGGATCCGATCCGGCTTGCCTTTGCCATTTTCGGCCCGCTCCTTCTGATGTTGTCGATGGGTTACGGGATATCCTTCGATGTCGAAGATATGCGCTATGCAGCGCTGGATCAGGACCGCACCCGTGAGAGCCGCATGGTTCTGCGTCAGTTCGAGGGCTCGCGCTATTTCAGCGCCGCGCCGGAGCTGCAGGATGTCGCAGACCTGGATCGCCGCATGCAAAGGGGCGAGATCAGCCTTGCCCTCGTCCTGCCTCCCGGTTTCGGCCGCGACCTTGCTGCCGGACGGAAGCCGGAGGTCTCTGCCTGGCTGGACGGCGCCAACACCAGCCGCGCCGAGACCTCGCGCGGTTATGTGGAAGGCGCCTTCAATTCCTTCCTGTCGGAGCTCGCGACCCGGAATGGAACGGATACGGCAACGCAGCAGCTCACCGACATCGAGGTCAGGTTCCGCTACAATCAGGGCTTTACCTCGCAGCAGGCCATCCCGCCCGGGGTCCTGATGATGCTCATGATGATGATCCCCGCCATGCTGACCGCGCTCGGGGTCGTCCGGGAAAAGGAGTTGGGCTCCATCACCAATCTCTACGCCTCCCCGGCCAGCCGCTTCGAATTTCTGGTCGGCAAGCAACTTCCCTATATCGGCATCGCGCTCGTCAGTTTCTGCACGATGATGCTGATGATGTTCCTGCTCTTCGATCTGGCGCCGAAGTCGAGCGTCCTTGTCCTGCTGGTCGGTGCGGTGCTCTACGCCACCGCGGCCACCGGGTTCGGCCTCCTCGCCTCGACCGTGGCCACGTCGCAGGTCGCCGCAGTGTTCGGAACAGCAATCATCGTGCTGGTTCCGACCATCAATTTCTCCGGCATGCTGCACCCGGTCGCGACTCTGGATACCGCCGGACGGATTATCGGTGAGGCCTTCCCCGCGTCCTATTTCCAGAAGATCAGCGCCGGTGTTTTCAACAAGGGCCTGCCGGTCGCGGATCTGGCACCCAATCTCGCCATGCTTGCGGTCTTTTGCGTGGCCTACTGGGTGATTTCCTCCATCGCCCTGCCGAAACAGGGGCGCTGA
- a CDS encoding efflux RND transporter periplasmic adaptor subunit, with protein sequence MLGYRTILIVLLLAAIAGGFYWYDQRGSDLPEGFARSNGRLEAERIDIASKFSGRIRDVLVTEGEMVSEGQLLARLDSTEIEAQLREADAAVLQAREALNEARALLAQRKSELVLADQEMQRSETLGERGFASGETVDRRRSQRATAAASVASAEAGIARAKATIAAREATVERIRADLREYEIAVPVAGRIQYRLAEPGEVIAAGGKIATMLDLKRVYMTVYLPTRDAGRLAYGAEARLIFDAAPKYIIPATVTFVASEAQFTPRYVETESERDKLMFRVKVTIPEDILDGYERLVKAGIPGIAIVRTDPEMPWPEEFTVKLPPRDG encoded by the coding sequence ATGCTCGGTTATCGCACCATTCTGATAGTGCTGTTACTCGCCGCAATCGCGGGCGGGTTCTACTGGTATGATCAACGCGGAAGTGACCTGCCCGAAGGTTTTGCGCGCTCCAATGGTCGGCTCGAGGCCGAACGGATCGATATTGCCAGCAAATTCTCCGGCCGCATCCGTGACGTGCTGGTGACCGAAGGCGAAATGGTCTCCGAAGGGCAGCTCCTCGCCCGTCTGGACTCAACCGAAATCGAAGCCCAGCTCCGGGAAGCGGACGCCGCCGTTCTGCAAGCGCGGGAGGCGCTGAACGAAGCCCGGGCCCTGCTGGCCCAGCGCAAAAGCGAGCTGGTGCTGGCGGACCAGGAAATGCAACGGTCCGAGACGCTCGGCGAGCGAGGCTTTGCCAGCGGCGAGACCGTGGATCGCCGGCGCAGCCAACGCGCGACCGCCGCTGCGTCCGTCGCCTCCGCCGAAGCGGGCATCGCCCGTGCGAAAGCCACGATCGCGGCCCGCGAGGCAACGGTGGAACGCATTCGCGCCGATCTCAGGGAATATGAAATTGCCGTGCCGGTCGCCGGACGGATCCAGTACCGGCTGGCGGAACCCGGCGAAGTGATCGCGGCGGGCGGCAAGATCGCGACCATGCTGGATCTGAAACGGGTCTACATGACGGTCTATCTGCCAACGCGTGACGCCGGGCGGCTCGCTTACGGGGCAGAAGCCCGGCTGATCTTCGACGCGGCTCCGAAATATATCATCCCGGCAACCGTCACCTTCGTCGCTTCGGAAGCGCAGTTCACGCCGCGCTATGTCGAAACCGAAAGCGAGCGGGACAAACTGATGTTCCGGGTCAAGGTCACGATCCCCGAAGATATCCTCGACGGTTATGAACGGCTGGTGAAGGCGGGGATTCCGGGCATCGCCATTGTCCGCACGGACCCCGAGATGCCGTGGCCGGAGGAATTTACCGTCAAGCTGCCTCCGCGCGATGGCTGA
- a CDS encoding ABC transporter permease — protein sequence MRSLLIILRLGIKEIYSLARDPVLMGLIIYTFSVSVYTVADGVETELRDAAIAIVDEDDSVLSHRLRGAFLPPYFKPPAIIGIADVDTVLDSGRYTFVLDIPANFEMDVQRGRLPAVQLNVDATAMTIAGNGAGYISSIVDQEVARFMSRAEPNANAAAALQIRVKYNPNLEAVWFNAVMEVVNNIIVMAVILAGAAVIREREHGTIEHLLVMPVTAVEIMISKIWANGLVIVTAALLSLEIVVHRGLGVPLTGSIPLFAFGASVFLFSIAALGVMLSTFTRSMPQFALLAIPVIVILHLLSGSQTPLESMPEMLQRIMQLSPATHFVRFSQAVIYRDAPITLIWPELAIMFGIGCLFFAMALSRFRIAMGTR from the coding sequence ATGCGCTCTCTGCTGATCATCCTCCGCCTCGGCATCAAGGAAATCTACAGCCTGGCCCGCGACCCGGTGCTGATGGGGTTGATCATCTATACCTTCAGCGTCAGCGTCTACACCGTCGCCGACGGTGTCGAGACCGAGCTCAGGGACGCGGCAATCGCCATCGTCGACGAAGATGATTCCGTTCTGTCGCACCGCCTCAGGGGGGCATTCCTGCCACCCTATTTCAAGCCACCAGCCATCATCGGTATCGCCGATGTGGACACGGTACTCGACAGCGGCAGATACACATTCGTGCTCGATATCCCGGCGAACTTCGAGATGGATGTTCAGCGGGGGCGCCTTCCGGCAGTGCAGCTCAATGTCGATGCGACCGCCATGACCATCGCCGGGAACGGCGCCGGGTACATTTCATCTATTGTCGATCAGGAGGTCGCCCGCTTCATGAGCCGGGCGGAACCGAACGCCAACGCGGCAGCGGCCCTGCAGATCAGGGTGAAGTATAACCCGAACCTTGAAGCCGTCTGGTTCAACGCCGTGATGGAGGTGGTGAACAACATCATCGTCATGGCCGTCATTCTTGCCGGCGCGGCAGTGATCCGCGAACGCGAGCATGGCACCATCGAGCATCTGCTGGTCATGCCTGTGACGGCAGTGGAAATCATGATCTCGAAGATCTGGGCGAACGGTCTGGTCATTGTCACCGCCGCGCTGCTGTCGCTGGAAATCGTTGTGCACCGGGGCCTCGGCGTGCCCCTGACAGGATCGATCCCCCTGTTCGCATTCGGCGCTTCGGTTTTCCTGTTTTCGATCGCGGCACTCGGCGTGATGCTGTCGACCTTCACCCGGTCAATGCCCCAGTTCGCCCTGCTTGCGATCCCGGTCATTGTCATTCTGCACCTGCTGTCGGGAAGCCAGACGCCGCTGGAGAGCATGCCGGAGATGCTGCAACGGATCATGCAGCTGTCCCCCGCGACGCATTTCGTCCGGTTCTCGCAAGCCGTGATTTACCGGGACGCGCCGATCACCCTGATCTGGCCGGAGCTGGCCATCATGTTTGGTATCGGCTGCCTCTTTTTCGCGATGGCCCTGTCGCGCTTTCGCATCGCCATGGGCACGCGCTAG
- a CDS encoding ComF family protein, protein MIGSLARPAVHFGRRLFDLVLPPRCKKCGALVVEDDGLCAECWASVTFLGPPWCAGCGLPFEYEVGAGSLCGACMAVPPLFDVARSALAYDDASREMVLRFKHGGDETLSRLFARWMVLAGGDLLLEPVIIVPVPLHPWRRIRRRFNQSALLAADLARLTGLPTDPRSLVRVKRTPSQGGLGKKARTLNVRGAFAVRPDRRERIAGRRILLIDDVWTSGATAEACIRACRRAGAGPVSFLTLARVL, encoded by the coding sequence ATGATCGGAAGTCTGGCGAGGCCGGCCGTGCATTTCGGACGGAGGCTGTTCGATCTGGTGTTGCCGCCGCGCTGCAAGAAGTGCGGCGCGCTGGTGGTTGAGGACGACGGCCTTTGTGCGGAGTGCTGGGCATCGGTAACGTTTCTCGGGCCGCCCTGGTGTGCCGGCTGCGGGTTGCCCTTCGAATATGAAGTTGGTGCCGGATCCCTGTGCGGCGCCTGTATGGCGGTCCCGCCCTTGTTCGATGTTGCCCGCTCTGCGCTGGCCTACGACGATGCCAGCCGGGAGATGGTCCTGCGCTTCAAACATGGCGGGGACGAGACGCTGTCCCGTCTGTTCGCTCGCTGGATGGTATTGGCGGGTGGGGATCTGTTGTTGGAGCCGGTGATCATCGTGCCGGTGCCACTGCATCCCTGGCGCCGGATCAGGCGGCGTTTCAACCAGTCGGCCCTGCTGGCGGCGGATCTTGCGCGGCTGACGGGACTGCCGACCGACCCGCGGTCGCTTGTCCGGGTGAAGCGCACACCAAGTCAGGGAGGGCTTGGCAAAAAGGCGCGCACACTGAATGTGCGCGGTGCATTTGCGGTCCGCCCCGACCGGCGTGAGCGGATCGCGGGACGGCGTATTCTCCTGATCGACGATGTCTGGACCTCCGGCGCCACAGCGGAAGCCTGTATCCGGGCATGCCGTAGGGCGGGTGCGGGGCCGGTCAGTTTCCTGACGCTGGCGCGTGTTCTTTAG